In Flavobacterium gelatinilyticum, a genomic segment contains:
- a CDS encoding PAS domain-containing protein, with product MKKNSADEIANRTLVPILALDLHYEYLNELKAVFADMKKVSKISSQFHWKEENLKIEERIKDEVVLITDSDLKIVFASKGIKKMTGYAEEEILGKTPKMFQGPQTCQSVLKEIKDAIKQKIPFKKTIENYKKNGETYKCQVDAIPVFNQKGKLSHFIAFEKEDKNQSV from the coding sequence ATGAAAAAGAACAGTGCCGATGAAATAGCAAACCGTACTTTGGTGCCTATTTTGGCTCTGGACCTTCATTATGAATATTTAAATGAACTTAAAGCGGTTTTCGCTGATATGAAAAAGGTTAGTAAAATTTCGAGCCAGTTTCACTGGAAAGAAGAAAACCTGAAAATAGAAGAGCGCATTAAAGATGAAGTAGTCCTCATAACTGATTCTGATCTTAAAATTGTTTTTGCTTCCAAAGGAATAAAAAAAATGACTGGTTATGCAGAGGAAGAAATTCTGGGAAAAACACCCAAAATGTTTCAGGGACCTCAAACGTGTCAATCTGTTTTAAAGGAAATTAAAGATGCGATTAAACAGAAAATCCCATTTAAAAAAACGATCGAAAACTATAAAAAAAATGGCGAAACCTATAAATGCCAGGTCGATGCCATTCCGGTTTTTAATCAAAAAGGGAAATTATCGCATTTTATAGCTTTTGAAAAAGAGGATAAAAATCAAAGTGTTTAA
- the dinB gene encoding DNA polymerase IV, whose amino-acid sequence MSEIPTYRKIIHIDMDAFYASVEQMDNPALRGKPIAVGGSENRGVVAAASYEARKFGVRSAISGVLAKKYCPEIIFVRPRFDRYKEISSKIHQIFHDYTDLVEPLSLDEAYLDVTHNKKGNPSASLLAQEIRSRILNEVGLTASAGISVNKFVAKIASDVNKPNGQKTVNPDEIIGFLEELPVRKFYGVGKVTTEKMYQLGIFTGLDLKSKSEEFLEKHFGKSGSFYYRVVRGIHNSEVKPHRITKSVAAEHTFDTNLSSEIFMLEQLDRIAVSLEKRLKRHDVSGKTVTLKIKYSDFSQQTRSKTLPYFISDKSLIIEVVEELLYQEKMKDSVRLLGISLSNLNNEEKKAVVVQLKFEF is encoded by the coding sequence ATGTCAGAAATACCTACATACCGCAAAATTATCCATATTGATATGGATGCTTTTTATGCTTCGGTAGAGCAGATGGATAATCCGGCTTTGCGAGGTAAACCAATTGCTGTTGGGGGTTCTGAAAACAGGGGAGTAGTAGCGGCGGCGAGTTATGAGGCCAGAAAATTTGGAGTAAGAAGTGCCATAAGCGGTGTTTTGGCAAAAAAATACTGTCCGGAGATTATCTTTGTCCGGCCGAGATTTGACCGCTACAAAGAAATCTCTTCAAAAATTCATCAGATTTTTCATGATTATACAGATTTGGTTGAACCGCTTTCTCTTGATGAAGCATATCTGGATGTAACGCATAACAAGAAAGGAAATCCTAGTGCGAGTTTACTGGCACAGGAAATCAGATCCCGAATTTTAAATGAAGTTGGTTTAACGGCTTCGGCAGGAATATCTGTCAATAAATTTGTGGCTAAAATTGCAAGTGATGTCAATAAACCAAACGGACAAAAAACAGTAAACCCGGATGAGATTATTGGGTTTCTGGAAGAACTGCCTGTCAGAAAGTTTTACGGAGTTGGAAAAGTGACAACCGAAAAAATGTACCAATTGGGAATCTTTACCGGACTGGATCTCAAAAGCAAATCAGAAGAATTTCTGGAGAAGCATTTTGGAAAATCGGGATCTTTTTATTACAGAGTTGTTCGTGGAATTCATAATAGCGAAGTCAAGCCGCATCGTATTACCAAATCAGTTGCTGCAGAACATACCTTCGATACCAATCTCTCATCTGAAATTTTTATGCTTGAGCAGCTGGACAGGATTGCAGTTTCTTTAGAAAAACGATTAAAAAGACATGATGTTTCGGGTAAAACAGTAACCCTGAAAATAAAGTACAGCGATTTTTCACAACAAACCAGAAGTAAAACACTGCCCTATTTTATTTCAGACAAAAGCCTGATTATTGAGGTTGTTGAAGAATTGCTGTATCAGGAAAAAATGAAAGATTCTGTACGTTTACTAGGAATTTCTTTGAGCAATTTAAATAATGAAGAAAAGAAAGCTGTTGTTGTACAACTAAAATTTGAGTTTTAA
- a CDS encoding DUF6646 family protein, whose amino-acid sequence MKKVITLLFLVSFGFINAQQAFTGKGDMKVNVGANLQDGGSGIQGSIDFGLGENFSFGFVTNYLLGVDNYSGFYYGGTRYFDDYKPEFKDRFDAKARINANLSSVIGVKELDVYPGLSLGLRNFGGHVGGRYFFTDGFGVFTEIGFPIAKYSKEKDVFDHLNNQVTFSLGASFSL is encoded by the coding sequence ATGAAAAAAGTTATTACATTATTGTTTTTAGTTTCATTCGGATTCATTAATGCACAGCAGGCTTTTACAGGAAAAGGCGATATGAAAGTAAATGTTGGTGCTAACCTTCAGGATGGAGGTTCAGGAATTCAGGGATCTATCGATTTTGGATTAGGAGAAAATTTCTCTTTCGGTTTTGTTACTAACTATTTACTTGGAGTAGACAACTACAGTGGTTTTTATTATGGAGGCACCAGATATTTTGATGATTACAAACCGGAATTTAAAGATCGTTTTGATGCTAAAGCAAGAATTAATGCAAACTTAAGCAGTGTTATTGGAGTTAAAGAATTAGACGTATACCCAGGTTTGAGCTTAGGTCTTCGCAATTTTGGAGGTCATGTTGGAGGTCGTTATTTCTTTACTGACGGATTTGGTGTTTTCACAGAAATTGGTTTTCCAATTGCGAAATACAGTAAAGAAAAAGATGTATTCGACCATTTAAACAACCAGGTTACTTTCAGTTTAGGGGCTTCATTCAGTTTATAA
- a CDS encoding penicillin-binding protein 1A produces the protein MAAKKNNQTNTVKDINYYKKKFWRFFAYFLLSILAFFLFASWGLFGSMPSFEDLENPDSNLATEIISSDGVVIGKYFKTNRSQLKYSDLPKSLVEALVATEDARFYEHSGIDGRGTLRAVFSLGTNGGASTLSQQLAKQLFHGEGSRFLPFRILQKVKEWIIAIRLERQYTKNEIIAMYCNVYDFGNYSVGVSSAAQTYFSKDPKDLTVDESAILVGMFKNSGLYNPVRNPEGVKNRRNVVLGQMVKAKMITNAEKERLQALPIALKFKLESHREGTATYFREYLRDYMKKWMTENKKPDGSDYDIYKDGLKIYTTIDSRMQLHAEEAVAEHMKNLQQQFFIEMKNNKNAPFVNITQAETERIMMQAMKNSVRWAQMKEMDKSEDDIIASFKIKTKMRVFTWKGERDTIMTPLDSIRYYKHFLQSGLMAMEPQTGAIKAWVGGINYKYFQYDHVGQGARQVGSTFKPFVYATAIEQLNMSPCDSILDGPFMIRKGRHNVTADWEPRNSDYRYRGMVTLKQGLANSINTVSAKLIDRTGPEAVVELAHKLGVKTNIPAQPSIALGAVDITVEDMVAAYSTFANQGVYVKPQFLSRIENKSGEVIYEPIPESHDVLNKDIAFAVIKLLQGVTESGSGARLRTQGGGSGDKRWTGYPYMFKNPIAGKTGTTQNQSDGWFMGMVPNLVTGVWVGCEDRSARFKSLTYGQGATAALPVWGYFMKLCYADKNLQVSKAEFERPANLSIKVDCYARPAVVKDTTQTEQNTDEFEL, from the coding sequence ATGGCTGCTAAAAAAAACAATCAAACCAATACCGTAAAGGATATTAATTACTACAAAAAGAAGTTCTGGAGATTTTTTGCTTATTTTCTTTTAAGCATTCTAGCTTTCTTTTTATTTGCCTCTTGGGGATTATTCGGTTCAATGCCTTCTTTTGAAGACTTAGAAAATCCCGACTCTAATCTGGCTACCGAAATTATTTCTTCTGATGGAGTAGTAATTGGTAAATATTTCAAAACCAACAGATCGCAGCTTAAATACTCGGATCTTCCTAAAAGTTTAGTTGAAGCTTTGGTTGCTACCGAAGATGCTCGTTTTTACGAACACTCAGGAATTGACGGACGCGGTACTTTAAGAGCCGTTTTCTCTTTAGGAACAAACGGGGGAGCGAGTACCTTATCGCAGCAGCTTGCAAAACAGTTGTTTCATGGTGAAGGTTCGCGTTTCCTGCCTTTCAGGATTCTGCAAAAAGTAAAAGAATGGATTATTGCCATTCGTCTTGAAAGACAATATACCAAAAATGAAATCATCGCTATGTACTGCAACGTGTATGATTTTGGGAACTATTCTGTTGGAGTAAGTTCTGCCGCACAAACTTATTTCTCAAAAGACCCAAAAGATTTAACGGTAGACGAATCGGCTATTTTGGTTGGGATGTTCAAAAATTCAGGATTATACAATCCGGTACGAAATCCAGAAGGAGTAAAAAACCGTCGTAATGTAGTTTTGGGGCAGATGGTAAAAGCAAAAATGATTACAAATGCAGAAAAAGAAAGACTGCAGGCACTTCCAATTGCTTTAAAATTTAAATTAGAAAGCCACCGTGAAGGAACGGCAACATATTTTAGAGAATACCTTCGAGATTATATGAAGAAATGGATGACAGAAAATAAAAAACCGGACGGATCTGATTACGATATCTACAAAGACGGTTTAAAAATCTACACCACTATCGATTCAAGAATGCAGCTTCACGCCGAAGAAGCGGTTGCTGAGCACATGAAGAATTTGCAGCAGCAATTTTTTATTGAAATGAAAAACAATAAAAATGCGCCATTCGTAAATATCACCCAGGCAGAAACTGAACGCATCATGATGCAGGCAATGAAAAACTCTGTTCGTTGGGCACAGATGAAAGAAATGGATAAAAGTGAAGACGATATTATAGCTTCATTTAAAATCAAAACCAAAATGCGTGTCTTTACCTGGAAAGGAGAACGCGATACTATTATGACACCGCTTGATTCTATCCGTTATTACAAACACTTCCTTCAGTCAGGTTTAATGGCAATGGAACCGCAGACCGGAGCAATCAAAGCATGGGTTGGCGGGATCAACTACAAATATTTCCAGTACGATCACGTAGGGCAGGGAGCAAGACAGGTAGGATCTACATTTAAACCTTTTGTTTATGCAACTGCAATCGAACAATTGAATATGTCGCCTTGCGACTCGATTCTGGACGGACCATTTATGATCCGTAAAGGACGTCACAATGTAACAGCAGACTGGGAACCAAGAAACTCAGATTACAGATACCGCGGAATGGTAACTTTAAAACAAGGACTTGCGAATTCGATCAATACGGTTTCGGCAAAATTAATTGACAGAACCGGACCAGAAGCAGTTGTAGAACTGGCTCATAAACTTGGAGTTAAAACTAATATTCCGGCACAACCGTCGATTGCATTAGGAGCAGTAGATATTACTGTTGAAGATATGGTTGCCGCATACAGTACATTTGCAAATCAGGGTGTGTATGTGAAACCTCAGTTTTTAAGCCGAATTGAAAATAAAAGCGGCGAGGTAATCTACGAACCAATTCCGGAATCTCACGATGTGTTAAATAAAGATATTGCTTTTGCCGTAATCAAATTACTGCAGGGGGTAACCGAAAGCGGTTCAGGTGCACGTTTGCGTACACAAGGAGGCGGAAGCGGAGATAAGCGCTGGACAGGATATCCGTATATGTTTAAAAACCCGATTGCAGGAAAAACAGGAACAACACAAAACCAATCGGACGGATGGTTTATGGGTATGGTTCCAAATTTAGTTACCGGAGTATGGGTTGGATGCGAAGACCGTTCGGCACGTTTCAAAAGTTTAACTTACGGACAAGGAGCTACAGCAGCTTTACCGGTTTGGGGTTATTTTATGAAATTATGTTATGCCGATAAAAATCTGCAGGTTTCTAAAGCAGAATTTGAGCGTCCTGCAAACCTTTCTATAAAAGTAGACTGTTATGCAAGGCCGGCAGTTGTAAAAGATACCACCCAGACAGAACAAAATACAGACGAATTCGAATTGTAA
- a CDS encoding M4 family metallopeptidase, which yields MKRTLPGITAAFLLTFSFSSFAQNTDKRVSQKNVSENGQPSLITFSEVSTYKGSESQKVFKEQLGLKDTQSFLQVKTESDKQGYIHEKFQLYEQGIKVEFANYTLHSKNGKLVSMNGEYYNIENVKLSPKLSSEQAFNKALQHTRATEYLWEKPQDAAELGYEKPKGELVLLPDMEQQGLKRTKDNVRLAYKFDIYATKPLSRGDLYIDAQTGKALFYNAAIKHLNDHVHTRKVSSPKVESKETVSAKKAIVAANAATRYSGTQTIQTTLSGSSYILLDGTRGNGIQTYNSARTATYPTTNFTDADNNWTAAEYNNTNKDNGALDAHWGAEMTYDYWSAVHGRNSFDNAGAKIRSYVHYNLIAAGYSSNNNAFWNGSVMTYGDGSGTGGFDILTSLDVAGHEIGHAICTYTANLAYQRESGAMNEAFSDIWAACIEYRAAPTKSTWLVGEDIERRSGHVALRSMSDPNAEGQPDTYGGTYWVNVSCTPTSSNDYCGVHTNSGVLNHWFYILTVGKSGTNDIGSVYNVTGIGIDKAAKIAFRLESVYLTSNSTFANARTSGIQSAIDLYGAGSAEVIATTNAFYAIGVGAAYSGTTDTTPPSAPTALTASGTTGTTTNLAWTASTDNVAVTGYDIYQGTVLKGSSTTTSYTVTGLTASTAYTFSVKAKDAAGNVSASSNMVNVTTTTASVTYCNSQGTSAADERIGKVVFGTINNTSTGTTGYENFTSISTNASRGTAYTISITPTWTSTTYNEGYAVFIDYNQDGDFSDSGETVLTKAASKTTPVTGTITIPASALLGATRMRVSMKYNAIPTACEGFSYGQVEDYTINITASGTLEGEEIAGLAETTESLKFALYPNPAESELNVSFLESNGYSYRIINTLGQQLGSGQLSGNVVDVSKLSSGIYLIELTGGDKKIVKKFAKK from the coding sequence ATGAAAAGAACATTACCAGGAATTACGGCTGCCTTTTTGCTGACGTTTTCATTTTCTTCTTTTGCCCAAAACACTGACAAGCGGGTAAGCCAAAAAAATGTCTCAGAAAATGGACAGCCAAGTTTAATTACCTTTAGTGAGGTCTCAACTTATAAAGGCTCAGAATCACAAAAGGTTTTTAAAGAACAGTTAGGTCTCAAAGACACACAATCTTTTTTGCAGGTAAAAACAGAGTCTGACAAACAAGGTTACATACACGAAAAATTTCAGTTGTATGAACAGGGCATCAAAGTTGAATTTGCCAATTACACACTGCATTCAAAAAACGGAAAGCTGGTTTCGATGAATGGTGAATATTACAATATAGAAAATGTAAAACTTTCGCCAAAACTTTCTTCAGAACAAGCTTTTAATAAAGCATTACAGCATACGCGAGCCACAGAGTATCTCTGGGAAAAACCTCAGGATGCAGCTGAATTAGGTTATGAAAAACCAAAAGGCGAACTTGTTTTACTTCCGGATATGGAACAGCAGGGACTTAAACGTACAAAAGACAACGTTCGTCTGGCTTACAAATTTGATATCTATGCAACAAAACCTTTAAGCCGAGGCGATTTGTATATAGATGCTCAAACAGGAAAAGCACTGTTTTATAATGCCGCAATAAAACATTTGAACGATCATGTTCACACAAGAAAAGTTTCTTCTCCTAAAGTTGAAAGCAAAGAAACAGTTTCTGCTAAAAAAGCAATTGTGGCAGCAAACGCAGCTACACGTTACAGCGGAACACAAACCATACAAACTACTTTGAGCGGTTCATCTTATATTTTATTGGATGGAACCCGCGGTAACGGAATTCAAACTTATAATTCTGCCAGAACTGCAACTTATCCAACTACAAACTTTACAGACGCCGATAATAACTGGACGGCGGCAGAATATAATAATACAAACAAAGACAATGGAGCACTTGATGCACATTGGGGAGCCGAAATGACGTATGATTATTGGTCTGCAGTTCACGGAAGAAACAGCTTTGATAATGCCGGAGCAAAAATTAGAAGTTATGTGCATTACAACTTAATCGCCGCCGGATATTCCAGCAATAATAATGCTTTCTGGAACGGAAGTGTTATGACGTACGGTGACGGAAGCGGTACAGGCGGATTTGATATTTTAACTTCTCTTGACGTAGCAGGCCACGAAATTGGCCACGCCATTTGTACCTATACGGCAAATCTGGCTTACCAAAGAGAATCGGGAGCGATGAACGAAGCTTTCTCGGACATTTGGGCAGCCTGTATCGAGTACCGTGCAGCGCCGACAAAATCGACCTGGTTAGTGGGTGAAGATATTGAAAGAAGAAGTGGTCATGTGGCTTTGCGTTCTATGAGTGATCCAAATGCCGAAGGCCAGCCGGATACATACGGCGGAACATATTGGGTAAACGTAAGCTGTACCCCTACAAGCAGTAACGATTATTGCGGGGTTCATACCAACTCAGGAGTCTTAAATCACTGGTTTTATATTTTAACTGTGGGTAAATCCGGAACCAATGATATTGGAAGTGTATACAATGTTACCGGAATCGGGATCGATAAGGCAGCAAAAATCGCATTCCGTTTAGAAAGTGTGTATTTAACTTCAAACTCTACTTTTGCAAATGCAAGAACATCCGGAATCCAGTCGGCAATTGATTTGTACGGAGCAGGTTCTGCTGAGGTTATCGCCACAACAAACGCATTTTATGCAATTGGAGTAGGAGCAGCTTATTCAGGAACTACAGATACAACGCCGCCATCAGCACCAACAGCTTTAACAGCTTCGGGAACAACAGGCACGACAACAAATTTAGCTTGGACGGCTTCTACAGATAATGTTGCGGTTACAGGTTACGATATTTATCAGGGAACAGTTCTAAAAGGATCATCAACTACAACTTCTTATACTGTTACAGGATTAACCGCTTCAACTGCTTACACTTTCAGCGTGAAAGCCAAAGATGCCGCCGGAAATGTTTCAGCTTCTAGCAACATGGTAAACGTAACCACTACTACAGCTTCTGTTACATATTGTAATTCTCAGGGAACCAGCGCAGCCGATGAAAGAATTGGGAAAGTAGTTTTCGGAACCATCAATAATACATCAACCGGAACAACCGGATATGAAAATTTTACTTCCATATCTACAAATGCTTCAAGAGGAACCGCATATACGATTTCGATAACACCAACATGGACATCCACTACCTACAATGAAGGTTATGCGGTATTTATTGACTACAACCAGGATGGGGATTTTTCAGATTCCGGTGAAACCGTTTTGACTAAAGCGGCATCAAAAACAACTCCGGTAACAGGAACCATTACAATTCCGGCATCGGCTTTGCTTGGAGCAACAAGAATGAGGGTTTCTATGAAATACAATGCAATTCCAACAGCCTGCGAAGGCTTCTCTTATGGACAGGTAGAAGATTATACTATAAACATCACTGCTTCGGGTACACTTGAAGGAGAGGAAATTGCAGGGTTAGCTGAAACAACCGAATCTTTAAAATTTGCTTTATATCCAAACCCGGCAGAAAGTGAGCTGAACGTTTCGTTTTTAGAATCTAACGGATATTCATACCGAATCATAAATACATTAGGACAGCAGTTAGGATCTGGCCAGCTTTCCGGAAATGTTGTAGATGTAAGCAAATTAAGTTCAGGAATATATCTGATTGAATTAACTGGCGGTGACAAAAAAATCGTTAAGAAATTTGCCAAAAAATAA
- a CDS encoding metallophosphoesterase family protein, giving the protein MRTFVIGDIHGGLLALEQVLKKAEVTTEDTLIFLGDYVDGWSQSADVIDFLIELKTRQNCICIRGNHDQLALDWLENRHENFDEEMWYKHGGKATVEGYSKISPERKKDHIAFFESLKDYYLDDENRLFVHAGFTNLNGVIWEYFPKLFYWDRTLWESALALNPDLKPDDLYYPKRFTIYKEIYIGHTPVTRIGETTPVNRACVWNVDTGAAFKGPLTIMDVNTKQFWQSDPLNELYSNERGRN; this is encoded by the coding sequence ATGCGAACATTTGTTATAGGCGACATACATGGAGGATTACTCGCACTTGAGCAGGTTTTGAAGAAAGCTGAAGTTACTACAGAAGACACTCTTATATTTTTAGGCGATTATGTTGACGGCTGGAGCCAGTCAGCAGACGTGATTGATTTTTTAATTGAATTAAAAACCAGACAAAACTGCATCTGCATTAGAGGAAACCATGACCAGCTGGCTTTGGACTGGCTGGAAAACAGACATGAGAATTTTGATGAAGAAATGTGGTACAAACATGGCGGAAAAGCTACTGTTGAAGGGTATTCGAAAATATCTCCGGAAAGAAAAAAAGATCATATTGCTTTTTTTGAATCTTTAAAAGATTATTATCTCGATGATGAAAACCGACTTTTCGTTCATGCCGGTTTTACAAATCTAAATGGTGTTATCTGGGAATACTTCCCTAAATTGTTTTATTGGGACAGAACTCTTTGGGAATCAGCACTTGCTCTTAATCCGGATTTAAAGCCGGATGATTTATATTATCCGAAGCGTTTTACGATTTATAAAGAAATTTATATTGGTCATACACCTGTTACAAGAATTGGAGAAACTACTCCTGTTAACAGAGCCTGCGTCTGGAATGTCGATACGGGAGCCGCTTTTAAAGGACCGCTGACGATTATGGATGTGAATACCAAGCAGTTCTGGCAAAGTGACCCTTTGAATGAGCTGTATTCTAATGAAAGAGGTAGGAATTAA
- a CDS encoding CoA transferase subunit A: MITKKVNSVQEAIEGIESSMTIMFGGFGLCGIPENTIAALVNTSISDLTCISNNAGVDDFGLGLLLQKKQVKKMISSYVGENAEFERQMLSGELEVELTPQGTLAEKCRAAQAGIPAFFTPAGYGTEVAKGKEVREFNGKMHIMEEAFKADFAIVKAWKGDEAGNLIFKGTARNFNACMAGAGKITIAEVEELVPVGTLDPNQIHIPGIMVQRIFQGEKFEKRIEQRTVRVKN; the protein is encoded by the coding sequence ATGATAACAAAAAAGGTTAATAGCGTTCAGGAAGCTATTGAAGGAATCGAAAGCAGCATGACCATCATGTTTGGAGGTTTCGGATTGTGTGGTATTCCTGAGAATACAATTGCGGCTTTAGTAAACACTTCAATCTCAGATTTAACCTGTATTTCTAACAATGCAGGTGTTGATGATTTTGGTTTGGGCCTGCTTCTGCAAAAGAAACAAGTTAAAAAAATGATTTCTTCTTATGTGGGTGAAAATGCCGAATTTGAACGTCAGATGCTTTCGGGCGAACTGGAGGTAGAATTGACACCACAAGGAACCTTAGCAGAAAAATGCCGTGCTGCTCAGGCAGGAATCCCGGCTTTCTTTACACCGGCGGGTTACGGAACTGAGGTGGCCAAAGGAAAAGAAGTCCGTGAATTCAACGGCAAGATGCATATCATGGAAGAGGCTTTCAAAGCAGATTTTGCGATTGTAAAAGCATGGAAAGGCGACGAAGCCGGAAACCTGATATTTAAAGGAACTGCCCGAAATTTTAATGCTTGTATGGCCGGCGCCGGAAAAATTACAATTGCCGAAGTGGAAGAACTGGTTCCTGTGGGAACTCTGGATCCAAACCAAATTCATATTCCGGGCATTATGGTGCAGCGAATTTTTCAGGGTGAAAAATTCGAAAAAAGAATTGAACAGCGAACTGTAAGAGTAAAGAATTAG
- a CDS encoding CoA transferase subunit B: MALSKEDIAKRIAKEVKDRYFVNLGIGIPTLVANYVREDISVEFQSENGVLGMGPFPFAGEEDADIINAGKQTITTLPGASFFDSAFSFGMIRSQKVDLTILGAMEVSENGDIANWKIPGKMVKGMGGAMDLVASAENIIVAMMHVNKAGESKILKKCTLPLTGVGCVKKVVTELAVLEVTEKGFKLLERAPGVSVEHIIQSTEADLIIEGEIPEMEIS; the protein is encoded by the coding sequence ATGGCACTTAGTAAAGAAGATATAGCAAAACGAATTGCAAAAGAAGTAAAAGACCGTTATTTTGTTAATCTTGGAATCGGGATACCAACTTTGGTGGCGAATTATGTACGCGAAGATATTTCGGTAGAATTTCAAAGTGAAAATGGAGTTTTGGGAATGGGACCTTTTCCTTTTGCAGGTGAAGAAGATGCCGATATTATCAATGCAGGAAAACAAACTATAACCACGCTTCCGGGAGCCAGTTTCTTTGATTCGGCTTTTAGTTTTGGGATGATTCGAAGCCAAAAAGTCGATTTGACGATTTTGGGTGCGATGGAAGTTTCTGAAAACGGAGATATTGCCAATTGGAAGATTCCTGGTAAAATGGTTAAAGGAATGGGAGGTGCAATGGATCTGGTAGCTTCGGCAGAAAACATTATCGTGGCCATGATGCATGTAAATAAGGCTGGAGAATCAAAAATATTAAAAAAATGCACTTTACCATTAACAGGCGTAGGATGCGTTAAAAAAGTCGTTACTGAGCTTGCAGTACTCGAAGTAACTGAAAAGGGTTTTAAGCTCTTAGAACGAGCGCCAGGTGTTTCGGTTGAACATATTATCCAGTCAACTGAAGCCGATTTAATAATCGAAGGGGAAATTCCGGAAATGGAGATCAGCTAA